GGGTAATTTTCTCGTGACGTTGCCTGTGGATCATGAATATGCCCTGAATGTTTCGCAGGATAAGTACCTCTTTTATTCCGAACATTTTTCGCTTCCAGCGGAGCATGATATGACCAAACCGTATCGCATGGATGTGGAATTGCAACCGATAAAGTATGGCGAGAAAGTGGTTTTGAAGAACATCTTCTTCGAAACGGCATCGTACGATCTGCTACCAGAATCGAAGGTTGAGTTGGATAAACTGGTCGCTTTTATGGAGAACAATCCGACCATTCATATTGAGATCGGTGGCCACACAGATGATGTGGGTGAGGCATCGGATAATCAGATTCTTTCTGAGAATCGTTCCAAGTCGGTTAGGCAATATCTGATCGATCATGGAATTGTTGCCGACCGCATTCAATACAAGGGATATGGCGAAGAGCAGCCCGTGGCCACCAACGAAACGCCTGAAGGTCGCGCGCAGAACCGGAGAACCGAATTCAAGGTGCTGAGCGGTGAGTAAATTCCGAACGCTTCTTTCCGTGCTGATCTTTCTGGCTTTGGGCAGTTTCGCCCAAAGCGTCAAGCATTCCATTTACCTGATCGGTGATGCAGGAAAGGACACGCTTCCGGGAAGCGCGCTCATGTTGCTGGAGGAAGACCTGATGCTGCATAGGAACAGCACGGTCATGTTTCTTGGAGACAACATCTACCCGGCAGGGTTGGAAGGCAAAGAAGGCAGCCGTAAAAGGAAGATGTCGGAACTTAAATTGCTGGCGCAATTGGAGCGGACAAAAGATCACGAAGGCTATGTTTTCTGGATTCCGGGCAACCACGATTGGAAGGCTGGAAAGTGGCAAGGGTATCAGTTGGTTCAGGAAGAGGCTAAGTTTGTGGAAGAGTACTACGCAAATGACAGAACGATCAAGAACGACTCAGGCCATGTTTTCATACCAAGCAAAGGATTGCCAGGTCCGGTTTTCGAAGAAGTGGAAGAGTTCGGTTACAACGTCATTGCCATCGATCTGCAATGGTGGTTGCAGGATCAGTTTTTCCATAAAGTGCCGACCGAAAATGGATTGGGGAAACGTGCTATGGAGCGTATGTTTCTTCAGCAATTGGACAGCCTAATCGCATACTCGCAGTCGCAGGGGCGGATCACGGTCATTGCAGGGCATCATCCCATGTTCAGCAATGGACATCATGGCGCACCTATGCAGCCTTGGCGCGCCATTCTCAATTGGGTTCCGCCATTCCCATTGTTCGGTCTTTTGGGTTTGAACCGCGCATTGGTGCAGGACATTCCGCAGCCGCGTTACAAGTGCATCCGCAATCGGGTACTTGAGGTTCTGGACAAGTATGAGAATCTGGTCTACGTTTCAGGTCACGATCACAGCCTCCAGTACTTCGTCAAGAATAAGAACCACTTTTTAGTGAGCGGAGCTGGAAGCAAGCGCTCGGAATTGAAAGGCGACCGCTACATGGCCAAATACATGGATGACCAGAATTATGGATTCATGCGGTTGGATCTGATGGAAGACGGCAAGATCCATTGCAGCGTTTTCGGCCACACCATGGGAGGTGTCATCGAAACTTTTTGGCTGAACTGAGTTTTTATTTAGCGGTTCGGTTCGAACACGTACACATCAAAGATCTGATGGAAATGTGCCGAATCAACCAGATGAAGCTGGGAATGGAGGGTCTCTAAGATCTTATTGTCAGGCAACACGAATTTGGAATCTGCATCCAGAAAAATGACCTGACCGTTATTGTCCAAGTCGAGTTCGTCTACTCCAGATACAGGAAAGATTCCGTTTTTCATCAGAATGTCGTTGATCTCTTTTATCGGCTCATCTGAAGATGGATTTACCTGATTGAAAAGCGAACGGTCGTGATGAAATGCGTAGGCCAAAGAGAAATGATCCGGACAGATGTAAACCTGCGAATTTTCGTTGTGACGTTGATCTATGAAAGCCACCGTTTTCTTGATCTCACGATTGTTTGGAGGGTTCAGATTTGTGGTCGCAATTGAACCGATCGCGATGATCAACACTCCAAGCCAAGGCCATTTGGTTTCTTCCCAAACCAAAGTGGTGATCCACCCGATGGTGAGAAAAAGCGGTATGGATGTGTAGAGAATGTAGCGGTCGATGAACATGGGTATGAACGTCACCGAGATCAGGTACATCAAAGAGTAAGGAAGAACAAACCAGATAAGAACAGTCAAAGCCGCTTTGTTCCGGATTTTCAGAATCCAATCCTTGATGTTCCATTTTCCCGTAAGTCCAATTCCTAAGATGATGCTCACGAGAATGGCAAGTGTGGTCAGACGCTGATTGAGCATGAGATTGACGCTGCCGTAGACCTCACCCAAACCGGGAGGGCTTACCCACGTTCCATTGTTCGACACATCGCCAAAACGCAGAATGAAAGTGTATAGATAAGGCGTGTAAAAAACTACAGATGCGACCAATGCTCCGATCGGGAATTTCCAGTTTTTGCGTTCAACGAAAAGAAAACCACAGCCCACTTCGACAAGAAGGATATAGAATGAAGTGAAGTGCGAGTACAGCAGAATTACGTTGCAGAGAGCGACCGCGATCCAATTTCCCCAAGCCCTCGGATTCCTAATTGCCGAGAGAAAGAAGTACATGGTCCAAGCAGTTGCGAGACTGAATAGCGAATAGACACGTATCTCGTGGGCAAAGCGGATGTGATAAATAGAGAAGACAAACAGGATGCTGGCGATTATGGCTACGCCTGAATTGAAAAACCGCTTTCCAGCAAGAAAAACAGGAATGACCGTCAGCGAACCGAAAATGGCAGGCAACAACCGAAGCGACACTTCTGAAGTTCCAAACCAAAGGATCCAGTAATGTAGCACCATCTCGAACAACGGGGGATTATTTCCTGTGCTGAGAAAACGGATCATCGCGCCCAGATTGAGCTGTGAAATGAAGATGGAAAAGGGTTCGTCTCCTGCGATATCAGTCGAGGTGAGATGCAGCCAGCGAACACCAAACGCAACAGCCGTAAGCACACCTGCTACCATCCAAGTCGGTATTTTATCCAACCATTTCACTTCTTCGAAAATTCATAATTCAGGAAGGCAAGATAGAATGATAAACGGAGCAACCTGAAAATTGGATTGTTGTCGGTTTTGGAGGCGTTTGGCAATGCTTTCAAATGTCACCAAATAATGGGTTCTTTGTGTACATGCTTCGTTTGTTGTTTTCCGTGGTTTTCTGTCTGTTGACGGGTGTTCAGTATGCATCGGCCCAATACCTCTTTCAGCGGGTTTACGGTGGCAACGGTTACGATTCGGGTTGCGAAGTGATTCAGGCCTCTGATGATGGTTATCTCGTTGCTGGTTCATCGGGCAGTTTCGATGATGAAATGAGCAGCCAGGTGCTGTTACTCAAAACCGATACGGCCGGATATGAGGAGTGGCGATACACTTATGGTGAGCAATATGCCGATCAAGCCACCTCGATGCAACTTTCTTCTGATGGGTACATTTTCATTGGAGGTTACACCGAAACTGTCGACAGCAGTTATCAGATGCTTCTCATGAAATTGACCATGAGCGGAGATCTTCTCTGGTCAAAACAGTATGGAGGTTCCGACTGGGAATTTTGCAGACAATTGGTGGCTTTGCCAGATGGTGGTTGCGTGCTTTTGGGACAGACCTACAGTTACGGAAATGGAAATGGCGATTTCTATCTGGTGCGAGTGAACAGCGATGGAGATAAACTCTGGGCCAAGACATACGGTGGTTCTCGGCTGGAAAGTGGTGAGGCCATTTCTCTGACCACCGAAGGAGGTTTTTATCTCACAGGTTACACGGAAAGCTATGGAGCTGGAAAGAAGGACATCTATCTGGTAAAGACCGATGCTTCCGGAGACACCATTTGGACCGGAGCTTATGGGTGGGCTGAAGACGAATACGGTTATGGATCTTGCACTACCTATGATGGAAATGTGGTGGTTGTGGGTGGAACATTCAGCCATTCACCTGGTGAAGGTGATTTTATGATGTACAAGATCAGTTCGGATGGAGATTCCATCAATGCTCTTTTGCAGGATGGCAGTACGGATGAGTATTGGTTGGATGTGATTGAGGAGCAATCGGGCAGCTTGGTTACCGTTGGTTACGTGGAGGACAGTGAGTTTGGAAAAGAAGACGTCCGCGTAGCACGCGTAACTCAGGACATGTGGTTTGACGGCTTGGCGGCTTCGCGGGGAAGTGCACAGAATGACCGCGGCTTCGATATTAAAAGAACGTCAGATGACGCTTATATCATTGCCGGAGTAACAGGAGGATTTCTGAACAAGTTTGATGACGTTTACCTGTTGAAGATGGGACTCAACGGTGGTGTGGTCAACCCTCAGCTTGGCGTCAATGAGATCGATCTTGGTGGCAGAACGTTCGGGGTGACCATTGGTCCGAATCCGATCTCTGACCAATCGGCTACGCTTTTTGTTCAGAATTTCGATGAATTGAAAACAAGAGTTCGGGGTCAAATGCAGTTGCAGATATTCAACGCTGTCGGTCAGTTGGCGGAGCAAGAAACTGTCATGTCTGGAAATCAGTCCCTTGGGCAATTGGATCTGCAAGCAGGAATCTACCAGTACAGACTGGTGTCTGGAGATGGCATTCTGGCCACAGGCAAGTTGGTGAAACTGAACTGATCCTTAGAAGAACCCGACCAAACTGACGTAAGCACTTTGAGATGTGCCGACCATCGGAAGAAGGTAACCTTCCAAATTGTTTGTTCCCAGTTTCACTTCAAAGGTTTCTCCAAAACGTTTACGGAACTCCAGTCCCAAGTTCCAACTTCCGAAACCACCATAAGCGAACCTTCCATCAATAA
The sequence above is drawn from the Flavobacteriales bacterium genome and encodes:
- a CDS encoding T9SS type A sorting domain-containing protein, with product MSPNNGFFVYMLRLLFSVVFCLLTGVQYASAQYLFQRVYGGNGYDSGCEVIQASDDGYLVAGSSGSFDDEMSSQVLLLKTDTAGYEEWRYTYGEQYADQATSMQLSSDGYIFIGGYTETVDSSYQMLLMKLTMSGDLLWSKQYGGSDWEFCRQLVALPDGGCVLLGQTYSYGNGNGDFYLVRVNSDGDKLWAKTYGGSRLESGEAISLTTEGGFYLTGYTESYGAGKKDIYLVKTDASGDTIWTGAYGWAEDEYGYGSCTTYDGNVVVVGGTFSHSPGEGDFMMYKISSDGDSINALLQDGSTDEYWLDVIEEQSGSLVTVGYVEDSEFGKEDVRVARVTQDMWFDGLAASRGSAQNDRGFDIKRTSDDAYIIAGVTGGFLNKFDDVYLLKMGLNGGVVNPQLGVNEIDLGGRTFGVTIGPNPISDQSATLFVQNFDELKTRVRGQMQLQIFNAVGQLAEQETVMSGNQSLGQLDLQAGIYQYRLVSGDGILATGKLVKLN